A stretch of Fusarium poae strain DAOMC 252244 chromosome 2, whole genome shotgun sequence DNA encodes these proteins:
- a CDS encoding hypothetical protein (BUSCO:43242at5125): MSTAAQEEFNDLVAKNTHRETLHPEDRDDPDFKDIQDLSEEDLFRNAQIDNAMRMPTVDRLTGAGASDIKLPPVSFDSGRATGVKGVIADARNYEAARKNKWRHRVRTARNSIFGIESTPAPAKSDTDSSEDDAKSDADEEAFLAEWRESRRRELESEANRSVRNNRRTSPSVRIYGRLDEVDALGYLDAIEKVGRETTVVVFVYDHECEVSATIEQALMPIVKANPEVHFVKVHYEEIEFDNAAVPAILGYRNQGDLFANLTGLIEMIPDDETFGTSSLRQLFQKHTIL; the protein is encoded by the exons ATGTCAACTGCCGCTCAAGAAGAATTTAACGACCTGGTCGCCAAGAATACTCACCGTGAAACCCTCCACCCAGAGGACCGTGACGACCCCGACTTCAAGGATATTCAAGATCTCTCCGAAGAAGACCTTTTCCGCAACGCACAAATCGACAACGCAATGCGCATGCCTACTGTTGATCGCCTCACTGGCGCTGGCGCCTCTGATATCAAGCTTCCACCTGTCTCCTTCGACAGCGGTCGTGCTACCGGCGTCAAGGGCGTCATTGCCGACGCACGAAACTATGAGGCTGCCCGCAAGAACAAGTGGCGACACCGCGTCCGCACTGCCCGCAACAGCATTTTTGGCATTGAGTCTACTCCCGCTCCCGCTAAGAGCGACACCGACAGTAGCGAGGATGATGCCAAGAGCGACGCCGACGAGGAAGCTTTCCTCGCAGAGTGGAGAGAGAGCCGTCGACGCGAGCTCGAGAGTGAGGCCAACAGATCTGTCAGGAACAACCGAAGGACAAGCCCTAGTGTACGCATCTATGGCCGACTAGATGAGGTGGATGCCCTGGGATACCTCGACGCCATTGAGAAGGTTGGAAGGGAAACAACTGTCGTTGTCTTTGTGTATGACCACGAG TGCGAGGTCTCTGCCACTATCGAGCAAGCTCTCATGCCTATTGTCAAGGCCAACCCCGAGGTTCACTTTGTCAAGGTCCACTATGAGGAGATCGAATTTGACAACGCTGCTGTACCCGCAATCCTGGGGTACCGAAACCAGGGTGATCTTTTCGCCAATCTAACGGGTCTGATTGAGATGATCCCCGACGACGAGACCTTCGGTACCTCATCGTTGAGACAACTATTCCAAAAGCACACTATCCTATAG
- a CDS encoding hypothetical protein (TransMembrane:1 (i299-320o)~BUSCO:26779at5125), which yields MEQQDPQTLRPLSTVPRDTEHRSTRQSPSSSPSTSPLTPAPERHATSFSSRPTTPNRNLLSTSEPTLRFPRPQGSRHLANWISSSNPDIMRFATTFEDGGLMADSSYELISNIDTESQDGNYNESMSESIDSFDLARPDDVQSCAGTEQTYDDESITDEGDASAQQTQEESDDISESIDVNQTPQTQQSWASVVNNGPLPEVEAEIEPDEAPELELQPAEQEPESEDEARSRSSLEYTQQSLKTPSIPSPDAGNMDKLDRLPLPTEVGNDEETQRATLHKWLKETQHPEFTNTEAIRRVAMSSLPAILLLVLVSLISFFLSPLERDATPHIPAATSAVTTHPTLLSSSRSSQPTSQSLSTSISSALIPLQDARTNEWLWGSQRIDVTVKRHQGNFLIHMPRGIKKSWLDRDCLNFNAKRDEKQVRFGTSSVDEGIVLKIPRDEAHGTVKIDIYTTCRPRIHKVLQVEFGKGIFSEALNLTLSLAQRVPELVPAAAQEAERRLEDARRSIEIASGNFMTTSDTLCKDLGIKFQDAHRSLSWAKRDIKCRVHLAKQGISKKLDVVATNIRQFIPDTEAVKNQAELELLQAQIRAKLWWLKVTAGAEEHDRYQRAARQFMTGKLLKNKPVQKPASKGSAGSKSFRALFIKSRDDSGEQKK from the coding sequence ATGGAACAGCAAGATCCTCAAACTCTCCGCCCTCTTTCTACCGTGCCCCGTGATACTGAACACCGATCGACTCGCCAGTCCCCATCGTCATCGCCCTCGACCTCGCCGCTTACACCAGCTCCCGAGCGCCACGCCACGAGTTTCTCTTCTCGCCCGACAACGCCGAACAGAAATCTTTTGTCGACCTCTGAACCTACTCTTCGATTTCCTCGCCCACAAGGCAGTCGACATCTTGCCAACTGGATTTCATCTAGTAATCCAGACATCATGCGTTTCGCCACCACTTTCGAGGATGGGGGGCTCATGGCCGATTCCTCCTATGAACTAATCTCTAACATCGACACCGAGTCTCAGGATGGAAACTACAACGAGTCGATGAGCGAGTCTATTGACTCTTTCGATCTCGCCCGCCCCGATGACGTGCAAAGTTGCGCTGGCACTGAGCAGACCTACGACGACGAATCTATTACCGATGAGGGTGACGCCTCCGCCCAACAGACTCAAGAAGAGTCTGATGACATCTCTGAATCTATTGACGTCAACCAAACTCCGCAAACACAACAAAGCTGGGCTTCAGTAGTCAACAACGGCCCCCTCCCCGAGGTTGAGGCTGAAATTGAACCTGACGAAGCGCCCGAGCTTGAGTTGCAGCCTGCCGAGCAGGAGCCTGAGTCGGAAGACGAAGCTCGATCCAGGAGTTCTCTCGAGTATACCCAACAAAGCCTCAAGACCCCGTCGATTCCTAGCCCAGACGCTGGTAATATGGATAAGCTTGATCGATTGCCTCTGCCTACCGAGGTCGGCAATGACGAAGAGACTCAACGGGCGACACTTCACAAATGGTTGAAAGAAACCCAACACCCTGAATTCACGAACACAGAGGCAATCAGAAGAGTCGCCATGTCGTCCCTACCCGCTATCCTTCTGCTTGTCCTGGTCTCGTTGatcagcttcttcctctctccACTCGAGAGAGATGCGACTCCCCACATCCCCGCAGCCACTTCCGCTGTCACAACTCACCCCACTCTTTTATCCTCAAGTCGAAGCTCGCAGCCAACTTCGCAGTCCCTTTCCACATCTATAAGCTCAGCACTTATTCCCCTTCAGGACGCCCGCACCAATGAATGGCTTTGGGGCAGCCAGAGGATTGATGTGACTGTGAAGAGACATCAAGGAAACTTCTTGATTCATATGCCTCGAGGTATCAAGAAATCATGGCTTGATAGAGATTGTCTCAACTTCAACGCCAAGCGTGACGAGAAGCAAGTCCGATTTGGCACCTCATCAGTTGATGAAGGCATCGTACTCAAGATACCCAGAGATGAAGCCCATGGAACCGTCAAGATTGACATCTACACTACTTGCCGCCCCAGGATTCACAAAGTCCTTCAGGTTGAATTCGGGAAGGGCATATTTTCGGAAGCTCTGAATCTGACATTGTCTCTCGCTCAGCGTGTTCCAGAGCTTGTTCCTGCCGCTGCCCAGGAGGCAGAGCGACGCCTCGAGGACGCCAGACGCTCAATAGAGATTGCTTCCGGAAACTTCATGACCACGTCCGACACATTGTGCAAAGATCTTGGCATCAAATTCCAGGACGCTCACCGGTCTTTGAGTTGGGCCAAGAGGGACATCAAGTGCCGAGTTCATCTGGCAAAGCAAGGCATCTCAAAGAAGTTGGATGTTGTTGCAACTAATATCAGGCAATTCATCCCCGACACCGAAGCTGTGAAAAACCAAGCGGAGCTCGAATTGCTTCAGGCACAAATTAGAGCAAAGCTTTGGTGGCTCAAGGTAACTGCGGGTGCCGAAGAACATGATCGTTACCAACGTGCGGCCAGACAGTTCATGACTGGGAAGCTCCTGAAGAACAAACCTGTTCAAAAGCCCGCCAGCAAGGGGTCAGCTGGTTCGAAATCCTTCCGCGCTTTGTTTATCAAGTCTCGAGACGATTCAGGAGAACAGAAGAAATAG
- the SBP1 gene encoding single stranded nucleic acid binding protein (BUSCO:50724at5125), whose product MSASEPTEPKVEETKPVEAEGAAEKPVTSSSVFSMFGGGAKKEKKEDEERGDNSGSAKAQREAAEAAKGDEEDAPESEDVHFEPVIKLTEKVDTKTNEEAEEQTFKMRAKLFKFVKESSEWKERGTGDVRLLKHKENGKTRLVMRRDKTLKVCANHYIVPEMKLSPNVGSDRSWVWNAAADVSEGEPEAVTLAIRFANAENANNFKDSFMKAQKENEEIFNKAEEAEAPAS is encoded by the exons ATGTCTGCTTCCGAGCCCACCGAGCCCAAGGTCGAGGAGACCAAGCCTGTTGAGGCTGAGGGTGCTGCTGAGAAGCCTGTTACATCCTCCTCCGTCTTCTCCATGTTCGGCGGCGGtgccaagaaggagaagaaggaagatgaggagcgCGGCGACAACTCTGGCAGCGCCAAGGCTCAGCGAgaggctgctgaggctgCCAAGGGTGATGAG GAGGATGCTCCCGAGTCCGAGGACGTTCACTTCGAGCCCGTCATCAAGCTGACCGAGAAGGTTGACACCAAGACCAACGAGGAGGCCGAGGAGCAGACTTTCAAGATGCGCGCCAAGCTTTTCAAGTTCGTCAAGGAGAGCAGCGAGTGGAAGGAGCGTGGTACTGGTGACGTTCGCCTGCTCAAGCACAAGGAGAACGGCAAGACCCGACTGGTGATGCGACGCGACAAGACCCTCAAGGTCTGCGCCAACCACTACATCGTCCCCGAGATGAAGCTTTCCCCCAACGTTGGCTCCGATCGCAGCTGGGTCTGGAACGCCGCTGCCGATGTCAGCGAGGGTGAGCCCGAGGCTGTTACACTGGCCATTCGATTCGCCAACGCTGAGA ACGCCAACAACTTCAAGGATTCTTTCATGAAGGCCCAGAAGGAGAACGAGGAGATCTTCAACAAGGCTGAGGAGGCCGAGGCTCCTGCTTCCTAA